Proteins co-encoded in one Patescibacteria group bacterium genomic window:
- a CDS encoding gluconeogenesis factor YvcK family protein: protein MKNIVVIGGGTGTFTVLSALKKYKDLHLSAIVSMADDGGSTGRLRDELGVLPPGDIRQCLVALSESDSLMRNLFNFRFSGGSLSGHNFGNLFISALEKITGSFDKGIEALEKVLNIKGQVIPVTLSKVALFAELENGEIIVGEHLIDDIVINKKVKRFFLNPKAKINLKAKKALKEADFIIIGPGSLHTSIITNFLVDGMIKSICASKAKKIYLCNLMTKFGHTDNFRVSDFVSVIEEYLGKDCLNYVIYNNQKPDEKLIKKYQRKKEFFVYFDKEILSKKHYKSIGYNLLSNAGYQQNPADKIKRTLVRHDLDKLGKILFSILCSRSNQ from the coding sequence ATGAAAAATATTGTGGTAATCGGCGGAGGAACGGGAACATTCACTGTTTTGTCTGCTTTAAAAAAATATAAAGATTTACATTTATCAGCAATAGTTTCTATGGCAGACGATGGCGGATCAACAGGACGGCTTCGCGATGAGCTTGGAGTTTTACCTCCGGGAGATATCAGGCAATGTTTAGTCGCGCTTTCTGAGTCAGATTCATTAATGAGAAATTTGTTTAATTTTCGCTTTTCAGGAGGATCTTTAAGCGGACATAATTTTGGCAATTTGTTTATTTCAGCTTTGGAAAAAATTACAGGCAGTTTTGATAAAGGGATTGAGGCGCTTGAAAAAGTTTTGAATATAAAGGGACAAGTTATTCCAGTTACTTTAAGTAAAGTAGCGTTATTTGCTGAATTAGAAAATGGAGAAATTATAGTTGGAGAACATTTGATAGACGATATTGTAATAAATAAAAAAGTAAAAAGATTTTTTTTAAATCCAAAAGCAAAAATAAATTTAAAAGCTAAAAAAGCGCTTAAAGAAGCAGATTTTATTATTATAGGACCTGGAAGTTTGCATACAAGTATTATCACTAATTTTTTAGTTGACGGTATGATTAAATCTATTTGCGCTTCGAAAGCTAAAAAAATATATTTATGTAATTTAATGACTAAATTCGGCCATACTGATAATTTTCGCGTTTCTGATTTTGTTAGCGTTATTGAAGAATACCTTGGAAAAGATTGTTTAAATTATGTAATTTATAATAATCAAAAGCCTGATGAAAAATTAATTAAAAAATATCAAAGGAAAAAAGAATTTTTTGTTTATTTTGACAAGGAAATTTTAAGCAAAAAACATTATAAATCAATTGGTTATAATTTATTAAGCAACGCGGGTTATCAACAGAATCCAGCTGATAAAATAAAAAGGACTTTGGTTAGGCATGATTTAGATAAATTAGGCAAAATACTTTTTTCAATATTATGTAGTAGGTCTAATCAATAA
- a CDS encoding peptidoglycan bridge formation glycyltransferase FemA/FemB family protein, translated as MNILYFKENEKEKWNDFVSENSQDKGFLQSWEWGDFQESLGKKIFRFGIKDKDGKILTVCLAVKDKIALRKNTIDVSRGPVFQFPISLPRRQAGNFQFPILLSDLLNELKNIAQREKAMTARIDFGTITNNVFLNQIKKLKKLGIRRSYRDIQPRSTLIIDLQKDEQKILKEMKQKHRYNIKLAEKKGVKIKLTNKNDFIRDFENFWKLLKNTSTRDRFAIHNEDYYWKMLNQSNLDIKLYLASYQNKTIAGSIIGCFGNGCVYMHGASDNVYRNIMAPYLLQWIAIKDAKNNGFKFYDFGGVKSEKEKSSSQKMWDGITRFKIGFAPNEKITEFLGLWEIPVNKFQYLIYKFIRKIVKFINRLVA; from the coding sequence ATGAATATATTATATTTTAAAGAAAACGAAAAAGAAAAATGGAATGATTTTGTTTCTGAAAATTCTCAAGATAAAGGTTTTTTGCAATCTTGGGAGTGGGGAGATTTTCAAGAAAGTTTAGGAAAAAAGATTTTTCGTTTTGGTATAAAAGATAAAGATGGTAAAATATTAACAGTATGCTTGGCAGTGAAAGATAAAATCGCTTTAAGAAAAAATACAATAGATGTGAGCAGGGGGCCAGTTTTTCAATTTCCAATTTCCCTGCCTCGTCGGCAGGCAGGCAATTTCCAATTTCCAATTTTATTAAGTGATTTATTAAATGAATTAAAGAATATCGCGCAGAGAGAAAAAGCAATGACAGCAAGAATAGATTTTGGAACAATAACGAACAATGTATTTTTAAATCAAATTAAAAAATTAAAAAAATTAGGAATTAGAAGATCTTACCGCGATATTCAGCCAAGATCAACCTTAATAATAGATTTGCAAAAGGATGAACAAAAAATTTTAAAAGAGATGAAACAAAAGCACAGATATAATATCAAGCTGGCTGAGAAAAAAGGAGTAAAAATAAAATTAACAAATAAAAATGATTTTATAAGAGACTTTGAAAATTTTTGGAAATTATTAAAAAATACATCAACGCGAGACAGATTCGCGATTCACAATGAAGATTATTATTGGAAAATGTTGAACCAGTCTAATCTTGATATTAAATTATATCTCGCAAGCTATCAAAACAAGACTATTGCTGGGTCTATAATTGGATGTTTTGGCAATGGTTGCGTTTATATGCACGGAGCGTCTGATAATGTTTATCGCAATATTATGGCTCCATATTTATTGCAATGGATAGCGATAAAAGACGCTAAAAATAATGGTTTTAAATTTTATGATTTTGGAGGCGTAAAATCAGAAAAAGAAAAAAGCAGCAGCCAAAAAATGTGGGACGGAATTACGCGTTTTAAAATTGGTTTTGCTCCAAATGAGAAAATAACAGAATTTTTAGGCTTATGGGAGATTCCTGTTAATAAATTCCAGTATTTAATTTATAAATTCATCCGTAAAATCGTTAAATTTATAAATAGACTTGTTGCGTAA
- the mnmA gene encoding tRNA 2-thiouridine(34) synthase MnmA: protein MKSNNKKVLAALSGGVDSAVIAAILKQDGFNVSGLFLNLGQVNKKEDEKNAKLVAKKLKIPLKIVNIKKEFKKEVIDYFLKEYASGNTPNPCIMCNKKIKFGLLYHIAKKEKFDYLATGHYIRKLQINSKNKIQKSKVIYKIYKAKDKKKDQSYFLYNLKQSQLEYLIFPLGKYLKDDIIKIAKKLNLPVSKKESQDICFLKGIDHNLFLKKHLNLKIGDIITIDGKKIGKHEGLPLYTVGQRRQIKIGGIGPFYAVKMDYKKNILIVTDKFDDKILYKKELEAKSLNWIAKQKPKLPLKCEAKIRYLHPTQNCVVFQEKNKYRIKFLKPQRAVTPGQSIVFYKKNELLGGGIIK, encoded by the coding sequence ATGAAAAGCAATAATAAAAAAGTATTAGCTGCTTTGTCTGGCGGAGTTGATTCCGCTGTTATAGCGGCTATTTTAAAACAAGACGGTTTTAACGTGAGCGGTTTGTTTTTGAATTTAGGGCAAGTTAATAAAAAAGAAGACGAAAAAAACGCTAAACTTGTTGCTAAAAAATTAAAAATTCCTTTAAAAATTGTTAACATAAAAAAAGAATTTAAAAAAGAAGTGATAGATTATTTTTTAAAAGAATACGCGAGTGGAAACACGCCTAATCCGTGTATAATGTGTAATAAAAAAATAAAATTCGGGCTTCTTTACCATATAGCGAAAAAAGAAAAATTTGATTATTTGGCAACAGGACACTATATACGAAAATTACAAATAAATTCAAAAAATAAAATTCAAAAGTCAAAAGTCATTTATAAAATATATAAAGCAAAAGATAAGAAAAAAGATCAGAGTTATTTTTTATATAATTTAAAACAGAGCCAGCTTGAATATTTAATTTTTCCATTGGGAAAATATTTGAAAGATGATATAATAAAAATAGCAAAAAAATTAAATTTGCCTGTTTCAAAAAAGGAAAGCCAGGATATCTGTTTTTTAAAAGGAATAGACCATAATCTGTTTTTGAAAAAACATTTGAATCTGAAAATAGGGGATATTATTACAATAGATGGAAAAAAAATAGGAAAGCATGAGGGGCTTCCATTATACACAGTTGGACAAAGAAGACAAATAAAAATCGGAGGCATAGGTCCGTTTTACGCCGTAAAAATGGATTATAAAAAAAATATTTTAATAGTCACTGATAAATTTGATGATAAAATATTATACAAAAAAGAACTGGAAGCAAAAAGTTTGAATTGGATTGCCAAACAAAAACCAAAATTACCTTTAAAATGCGAAGCAAAAATAAGATATTTGCACCCAACTCAAAATTGCGTTGTTTTTCAAGAAAAAAATAAATACAGAATAAAATTTTTAAAACCTCAGCGGGCTGTCACTCCAGGGCAGTCAATAGTTTTTTATAAAAAGAATGAATTATTAGGCGGTGGAATAATTAAATAA
- a CDS encoding lytic transglycosylase, with amino-acid sequence MNIKINTPNFENPFLKNQDVKKRKEAGGKKMTRRDFLKFTGSTAVVLGGSKIISDYEKISNALENAIKFFKDDNKDDIREIEKIDDVIQNKEKEFTPEETQEQEYYKNINEIFKMGLDEPIEINMNNSLMTQKYWEKQHKENPKYADSLKMAFERMEKYEESLSKIFKQEDVPEKFMYLAIPESYWNWEKRPGKLAKGPYQFIRRTGLKFGLKIDKNIDERFDPLKSGRACAKYLRYLYNKTGDWDISLAGYNGSFIWDYLREEKDDKSYEKFLAYMESQAREDKKEILERNFFNYIVRKKETVWRIANRFRIDMRELKNINNISSDNIIKTGQKLKIPIKDKKAVKEIYEIKMAKYIENLNYPPKFNAIINLINKGFVKR; translated from the coding sequence ATGAACATAAAGATAAATACCCCGAATTTTGAAAATCCTTTTTTAAAAAATCAAGATGTTAAAAAGAGAAAAGAAGCCGGTGGAAAAAAGATGACAAGAAGAGATTTTTTAAAGTTTACCGGCTCGACAGCTGTTGTGTTGGGTGGATCTAAAATTATTTCAGATTATGAAAAAATATCTAATGCTTTAGAAAACGCAATAAAATTTTTTAAAGACGATAATAAAGATGATATTAGAGAAATTGAAAAAATAGATGATGTTATCCAAAATAAGGAAAAAGAATTCACGCCTGAAGAAACGCAAGAACAGGAATATTATAAAAATATTAATGAAATTTTTAAAATGGGACTGGACGAGCCAATTGAAATTAATATGAATAATTCCTTAATGACTCAGAAGTACTGGGAAAAACAGCATAAAGAAAATCCAAAATACGCGGATAGTTTAAAAATGGCTTTTGAGAGAATGGAAAAATACGAAGAAAGTTTAAGTAAAATTTTTAAACAAGAAGATGTCCCGGAAAAATTTATGTATTTAGCAATACCTGAAAGTTATTGGAATTGGGAAAAAAGACCAGGCAAATTAGCCAAAGGACCATATCAATTTATCAGGAGAACGGGGCTGAAATTTGGCTTAAAAATAGATAAAAATATTGACGAGAGATTTGATCCTTTAAAGAGCGGGAGAGCCTGCGCTAAATATTTAAGATATCTTTATAATAAAACAGGAGATTGGGATATTTCTTTAGCCGGCTATAATGGCAGCTTTATTTGGGATTATTTGAGAGAAGAAAAAGATGATAAAAGTTATGAGAAATTTTTAGCTTATATGGAAAGCCAGGCAAGAGAAGATAAAAAAGAAATTTTAGAAAGAAATTTTTTTAATTATATTGTTAGAAAAAAGGAAACAGTTTGGAGAATAGCTAATCGTTTTAGAATTGATATGCGAGAGTTAAAGAATATTAATAATATTAGTTCGGATAATATAATAAAGACAGGACAAAAATTAAAAATTCCGATTAAAGACAAAAAGGCAGTTAAAGAAATTTATGAAATAAAAATGGCTAAATATATAGAAAATTTAAATTATCCGCCTAAATTTAACGCAATAATAAATTTAATAAATAAAGGTTTTGTTAAGCGCTAA
- a CDS encoding pitrilysin family protein, with the protein MFKKIILKNNLRLILAPLDSSNAVTVLIMVGTGSRYESRKLNGISHFLEHMFFKGTKKRPTTFGISAELDKIGAEFNAFTGKETTGFYIKANAKYLDLSLDILSDMLLNSIFDTKEINKERGVILEEMKMIQDTPMHYVSDLFENLLYKGNPLGQMIIGSEKNILNFKQKDFLNYLRGHYVANNMVICVAGNSEKIKKSKLKTEKYFQAANKNFIKEKRSNILRVQSKPNILLHYKKTDQVNFCLGVKAYGLEDKKRFALKLLAVILGGNMSSRLFVEIREKKGMAYYVRTIHEAYVDTGYLVTQVGVDRKNLQKSVKIILKEYKKIVNKGVSNKELQKAKDYIKGISSINLETSDQIANFLTNQEILLGKTSTPKQHFEKIDKVSVRDIQNVAKDIFMNKKLNLAIIGEYKDKKEFEEILKF; encoded by the coding sequence ATGTTTAAAAAAATAATTTTAAAAAATAATTTGCGCTTGATCTTGGCTCCACTTGACAGCAGCAATGCTGTTACGGTTTTGATTATGGTAGGGACTGGCTCACGATATGAAAGTAGAAAGCTAAATGGAATTTCCCATTTTTTAGAGCATATGTTTTTTAAAGGAACAAAAAAACGCCCGACTACTTTTGGAATTTCAGCTGAGCTGGACAAAATAGGAGCTGAATTTAACGCTTTTACGGGAAAAGAAACAACAGGATTTTATATTAAAGCAAACGCAAAATATTTAGATTTGTCATTGGATATTCTTTCTGATATGTTGCTTAATTCAATTTTTGACACTAAAGAAATAAATAAAGAAAGGGGGGTAATTTTGGAAGAGATGAAAATGATACAAGATACGCCGATGCATTATGTTTCTGATCTATTTGAAAATTTGTTGTATAAAGGTAATCCTTTGGGTCAGATGATTATAGGAAGTGAAAAAAATATTTTGAATTTTAAGCAAAAAGATTTTTTAAATTATTTGCGCGGTCATTATGTTGCCAATAATATGGTAATATGCGTTGCTGGAAATTCTGAAAAAATTAAAAAATCAAAATTAAAAACAGAAAAATATTTTCAAGCTGCAAACAAAAATTTTATAAAAGAAAAAAGAAGCAATATTTTGCGCGTCCAAAGCAAGCCAAATATTTTATTGCATTATAAAAAAACAGATCAAGTAAATTTTTGTTTAGGCGTTAAAGCTTATGGACTTGAAGACAAAAAACGCTTTGCTTTAAAATTATTGGCGGTAATTTTAGGAGGAAATATGAGCTCCCGGCTTTTTGTTGAAATTCGGGAAAAAAAAGGAATGGCTTATTATGTAAGAACTATACACGAGGCTTATGTTGACACTGGATATTTAGTTACTCAAGTCGGAGTTGACAGAAAAAATTTGCAAAAGAGCGTAAAAATAATTTTAAAAGAATACAAAAAAATTGTGAATAAAGGCGTTAGCAATAAAGAATTGCAAAAAGCAAAAGATTACATAAAAGGAATAAGTTCAATAAATTTGGAGACCTCGGATCAGATCGCGAATTTTTTAACAAATCAGGAAATACTGTTGGGAAAAACTTCAACTCCTAAGCAGCATTTTGAAAAAATAGACAAAGTTAGTGTTAGAGATATTCAAAATGTCGCTAAAGATATTTTTATGAATAAAAAATTAAATTTGGCAATAATAGGGGAATATAAAGATAAAAAAGAATTTGAAGAAATTTTAAAATTTTAG
- a CDS encoding nucleoside triphosphate pyrophosphohydrolase family protein — protein sequence MRKELKLVEEFHKKFRALIGDKPQNIPEDRIKLRFELMQEEVEEYFKGACKKDIENIAKELADILYAVYGTIIEHGLQYKIEKIFAEVHRSHMSKDYHQYKMVKGKKYFVANLKKIFE from the coding sequence ATGCGAAAAGAATTAAAATTAGTGGAAGAATTTCATAAAAAATTTAGAGCCCTTATTGGAGATAAACCGCAAAATATTCCTGAAGATAGAATCAAACTGCGTTTTGAACTAATGCAAGAAGAAGTAGAAGAGTATTTTAAGGGAGCTTGTAAAAAAGATATTGAGAATATAGCTAAAGAGTTGGCTGATATTTTATACGCGGTTTATGGTACTATTATAGAGCATGGTTTGCAGTATAAAATAGAAAAAATTTTTGCCGAAGTTCATCGTTCTCATATGAGCAAAGATTATCATCAATATAAAATGGTTAAAGGTAAAAAATATTTTGTGGCAAATTTAAAAAAAATTTTTGAATAA